The DNA window AAGGGGCCGAGCTGACGCGGTTCGGACTCCGGCACGACGCCGGCGTCGCTTTTCTCCTCTGGTCGCCACGGGCCGAGCAGGTCAGCCACGAGACCCGTCCAACCGTGCCCCGTCAGTACGAACTCGTCACCGTCCCATCGCCCATCTGCGCCGTCCTTCGCGATCGAGAAGTCGAGCGGCCACTCCTCGTTGTCGACCTTCAACGCGCTCGGCTCGCTTCGCACACCGAACACATCGTCGCCTTCGCCCGTTGTCGAGCGCATCACGGTGCGTGCCTTCCCGTGGTGCGTGGCCGCCAAGTAGACCGCGAGCGCCGGATACGGCTTCGTCTCGCTGTCATTGTACTTCCGCCACATCGCAAGCGCAGAGGCGACCTCGTGGCGAAGCCCGGGGCGGAACTGGAGATGCCCGGCCCAGCGAACGCCGGTGACAGCGCGTAGCGCCTTCAGCTCGGCGTTGCTGAGCTTGTCGTCGATCGCCCACCGAAGACGCACAACGTCTTCACGACCGCGGCGCCGCGTCTGCTCCGGCAACTCACGCGCCTGCGCCCGGAGCCTCGCGAACTCTGCGCGGGTGGCGGAGACATCCCCCACGACATCGGCGGCGACGACGCGCGGGCTCTTCGCGAGCAGCGCGTCGGGAATGCCGGAGCGATCAGGCAACGCTGCCTGCCACTGCGGATGCGCCTTACCGAGGTCATGGAGCCCTGACGCCTCCACGACGGCCGTCCTCGTGTCGCCGGTCAGCGAGAGCGCGGTGCTCAGTTTCTCGGCCGCGTCTCTCGCATCCTTGAGGTGGACATCGAGCGTCGACCAGTACCCAGCTTCAGTCCACGCATCATCTCGCAGCGTCGCGCCACGCCCGGCACGCGGCACTTCGGCGAGCACGTTTGACTTGTCGCCCGTCCAACCTTCGGTCGCGTCGTAGCCGCCGACCTCTCGTTTGAGCATCACGAGCATCCCGGGCCGGATATCCCAGTGGTTCACACGCTCCCAGCGATCCGCCTCGTCATCCCAGAGCCAGGCCTTGGCCTTGCTGCTCTCGATCATCTTCTGCACGCGAACGAACGAAACCGGGCAGCCTTCCCTCGCAGGTTCCAGCAGCGGGCCGTCGAGATCCTCGCCGCGAGGAGGTCTATCGCCAGACCAGTCGCGCCAGAAGACCGTCACGTCGAGATCGGGATCGGTGCCGCGCACGAAGGCGCTGACATCGGTAAAGCCGCCGTGAACGTCGCGCTCCGTCGAGAAGAGCCCGTGGACGTCGAGAGCGCGTGGCAGCGGGCTCGGTTTCGGCTGCAGGGCCTCGGTGACTTCCTTCTGCTTGCTCGCGTTCAAGCCCGCAATGGCCTCGGAGAACGCGTTGTTTTGAGAGAGCGGGGCGAAGGCGTCGACGAGCTTCTTGGCGCGTTCGATGTCGGTGGTTTCGTAGGGGCCGATGCGCTCGACCTTCTTGTTTCCGCCTTCCTTCGGCGTCTCCCAGACCCAAGCCTGAGGGTCCTGGTCGTCGCCCTTGCGGTTCAGGCGACCAAGACGCTGGAGCATCGACGGCCACGGGGCGAGCTCGGTCCAGAGACGGTGCGCCGAGATGTCCACGCCCGCCTCGACCACCTGCGTACTGACGCAAATGAGCCCAGGATCGTCCTCCGGCAGCTTGCCTGCCTTTCGGTTGGTGTCGAACTCGAGCAGTCGCTGCTCATGTCGAGCGCGATCCTCGCGCCGGAACCGCGCGGTAAGCAGAACCTTGTGACCCACCGACAAGAGCGCACGGAACACGTCGCGCGCCATGTCGACCGTGTTGCAGATGACGAGGGAGAGTGTTCCCGCCGCGTGCTGCTCCACCACGGCCTTGGCGAGGGCCTCGGGCATGACCGCTCCGGGCTTCGTGGCGGCCCGCTCCTTCGCATCGGTGGTCTTTGCGTCGGACGCCGTCGGTTGCCACCACGCGACGGGGCGCTTCGCGTCTCGCCACCACTCAAGGTTCTGGTCGTTCTCGAGCGTGGCCGTCAGCTTCCCCTCGAATGCGATCTGCTCCGGCGACGCTTCGCCAAGCCCCTCGCGCGTTCGATCGGTGGTGCTCAGAAACGACGCGCCGACCGTGGCGCTCATCCACGTCGTCAGGCACGGCTTTAGCGACGGAAACCGCTTCCTTCGCATCCAGTCGAGCTGCGAGGTGGTCCACAAGCCCGGCCCCATGAGTTGGACCTCGTCGACGATCCATCGGCAGTCGTTGTTGAGGAGGCCGAAGTGGACCGACCACTCGAAGCGACTCATGGCATAGCCGCGGTTCAGCGCGCGCGAGAGGAGCTGGTCCTGCGTGCCAACGAGCACCCACGGCTTGTCGGGGTGGCGAACCCAATCGTCCTCGACCGCACCGCCCATGAGCTGATGGACGCGAACGTCGATCCCAGGCTTCGTGGCCTCGAGCGCGTCGAAGGAGGCCTTCAGGCGCTGCACTGTCTGCGTCACGAGGCTGCGCATCGGCAGGCAGACCACGAGGTGCAGGGGCTCGGGCTTCATGTCGACGAGTAGCCGCCACGCCCACGCCAGCGCGACCTCCGTCTTCCCAAGCCCCGTCGGAACGGGAAGCACATCCGGCAAGCCATCGAGGGCAACCTGCACCTGCCAGCCGTAGGGCGTGAAGCCGCCGGTGGCGATCTCGAAGAAGTCCCGGAAGGATGCCTCGCGTTCACTCGCCATCACGTCCCCCCATGAGCAGAATGCCTCCGGGTTCGTCTGACTTCGAGGCTCACGTCCTCTCCCTCGCCCCGAATCCAATCCGCCGTCGCTGCTTCGGATCCGGCGGCGTCATGAGCTCACGAATTGCATCGAATACCGCCTTGAACTGCCGATCGTACTTGCGCTCGAGCGCGTCGAGCTTGCGGGCGAGGTCCTCGTGTGTGGCCAGCAGCCGCCGCAGCTTCACGAACGTACGCATGATCTGAATGTTGACGCGAACTGCCCGATCGCTGCGGAGGACCGTCGAGAGCATCGCCACGCCCTGCTCGGTGAAAGCGTAGGGCGGATAGCGACGCCCTCCCCGCGAACTTGAGGTCACAATCTGTGACCTCAAGTCGTCGAACTCGTCCTTCGTTAGGCGAAACATGAAGTCGGAAGGAAATCTCGTCAGGTTTCGTTTGACCGCCTGCACGAGCACCTTGGTTTCGACGCCGTAGAGCGTGGCCAGGTCGCTGTCGAGCATGACCTTGTGCTTACGGATGAGCAGAATGGCCTGCTCGATCCGCTCCATCGGCAGGAGCCCGGCCTTCATTCCCTCACCTCACACGGCATCCGCGGGTCCGAAGCGACCGGATGCCGCAGATGCCCGCAGAAGCCCCCGCTCTCCCGTCATGATCGACTGGCACTCGTGCATCGGAACAACCGGTATCGTCAACAACCTTCGCACGATTCATTGCCTTGATCTGGCGCACCGACAGCGGCTGCCACGCGAAGCTCGCACTCA is part of the Deltaproteobacteria bacterium genome and encodes:
- a CDS encoding ORF6N domain-containing protein produces the protein MKAGLLPMERIEQAILLIRKHKVMLDSDLATLYGVETKVLVQAVKRNLTRFPSDFMFRLTKDEFDDLRSQIVTSSSRGGRRYPPYAFTEQGVAMLSTVLRSDRAVRVNIQIMRTFVKLRRLLATHEDLARKLDALERKYDRQFKAVFDAIRELMTPPDPKQRRRIGFGARERT
- a CDS encoding DEAD/DEAH box helicase, with translation MMASEREASFRDFFEIATGGFTPYGWQVQVALDGLPDVLPVPTGLGKTEVALAWAWRLLVDMKPEPLHLVVCLPMRSLVTQTVQRLKASFDALEATKPGIDVRVHQLMGGAVEDDWVRHPDKPWVLVGTQDQLLSRALNRGYAMSRFEWSVHFGLLNNDCRWIVDEVQLMGPGLWTTSQLDWMRRKRFPSLKPCLTTWMSATVGASFLSTTDRTREGLGEASPEQIAFEGKLTATLENDQNLEWWRDAKRPVAWWQPTASDAKTTDAKERAATKPGAVMPEALAKAVVEQHAAGTLSLVICNTVDMARDVFRALLSVGHKVLLTARFRREDRARHEQRLLEFDTNRKAGKLPEDDPGLICVSTQVVEAGVDISAHRLWTELAPWPSMLQRLGRLNRKGDDQDPQAWVWETPKEGGNKKVERIGPYETTDIERAKKLVDAFAPLSQNNAFSEAIAGLNASKQKEVTEALQPKPSPLPRALDVHGLFSTERDVHGGFTDVSAFVRGTDPDLDVTVFWRDWSGDRPPRGEDLDGPLLEPAREGCPVSFVRVQKMIESSKAKAWLWDDEADRWERVNHWDIRPGMLVMLKREVGGYDATEGWTGDKSNVLAEVPRAGRGATLRDDAWTEAGYWSTLDVHLKDARDAAEKLSTALSLTGDTRTAVVEASGLHDLGKAHPQWQAALPDRSGIPDALLAKSPRVVAADVVGDVSATRAEFARLRAQARELPEQTRRRGREDVVRLRWAIDDKLSNAELKALRAVTGVRWAGHLQFRPGLRHEVASALAMWRKYNDSETKPYPALAVYLAATHHGKARTVMRSTTGEGDDVFGVRSEPSALKVDNEEWPLDFSIAKDGADGRWDGDEFVLTGHGWTGLVADLLGPWRPEEKSDAGVVPESEPRQLGPFALAYLEALVRIADWRASAQPSASTKPSEVRDGQ